One window of Manihot esculenta cultivar AM560-2 chromosome 17, M.esculenta_v8, whole genome shotgun sequence genomic DNA carries:
- the LOC110602876 gene encoding uncharacterized protein LOC110602876 isoform X2, which yields MALPHFILLPSVATRKQFPFFCHVTDLSALSGPNDFRLVNLLIIAEFYDMAFDLLRRYPNLAIGRDDQEKTALENSQVEASLGFVNAYYIDLFL from the exons ATGGCCTTGCCCCACTTCATTTTGCTGCCCAGTGTTGCCACAAGGAAGCAGTTTCCCTTCTTTTGTCATGTGACAGATCTAAGTGCATTATCAGGCCCAAATGACTTCAGACTTGTGAATCTTCTCATAATTGCTGAATTCTATG ATATGGCTTTTGATCTGCTACGGAGATACCCCAATTTGGCTATTGGACGAGATGATCAAGAGAAAACTGCGTTAGAGAATTCCCAAGTGGAAGCAAGCTTGGGTTTTGTGAATGCTTATTATATCGAT TTGTTTCTATAG
- the LOC110602876 gene encoding uncharacterized protein LOC110602876 isoform X1, with product MALPHFILLPSVATRKQFPFFCHVTDLSALSGPNDFRLVNLLIIAEFYDMAFDLLRRYPNLAIGRDDQEKTALENSQVEASLGFVNAYYIDVCFSILLKIFVWKLRHATSVLTRVISVFVIAVVSIDLHAVHRGGDLENRVDVSEASQKELKKFGYWTR from the exons ATGGCCTTGCCCCACTTCATTTTGCTGCCCAGTGTTGCCACAAGGAAGCAGTTTCCCTTCTTTTGTCATGTGACAGATCTAAGTGCATTATCAGGCCCAAATGACTTCAGACTTGTGAATCTTCTCATAATTGCTGAATTCTATG ATATGGCTTTTGATCTGCTACGGAGATACCCCAATTTGGCTATTGGACGAGATGATCAAGAGAAAACTGCGTTAGAGAATTCCCAAGTGGAAGCAAGCTTGGGTTTTGTGAATGCTTATTATATCGATGTTTGTTTCtcaattttacttaaaattttcGTGTGGAAGCTGCGTCATGCAACCTCAGTACTCACAAGAGTCATCTCCGTATTTGTCATTGCAGTTGTTTCTATAGATTTACATGCTGTCCATCGAGGTGGAGATTTGGAAAATAGAGTTGATGTTTCAGAAGCATCCCAAAAAGAATTAAAGAAATTTGGCTATTGGACGAGATGA